A single window of Loxodonta africana isolate mLoxAfr1 chromosome 26, mLoxAfr1.hap2, whole genome shotgun sequence DNA harbors:
- the LOC135228696 gene encoding LOW QUALITY PROTEIN: large ribosomal subunit protein eL27-like (The sequence of the model RefSeq protein was modified relative to this genomic sequence to represent the inferred CDS: inserted 2 bases in 2 codons), producing MGRFMKPGQVVVVPVGRYSGHKAIIMKNIHDGTSDCPCCHALVAGTTXYPHEVTTAMXKKKIAKKSKINYYMKVYNYNYLVPIRYSVDIPLANTVVNKDVFRDPALKCKARQEAKVIFDERYPTHKNKWFFQQLWF from the exons ATGGGCAGGTTCATGAAACCAGGACAGGTGGTGGTGGTCCCAGTGGGACGATACTCTGGACACAAAGCCATCATCATGAAGAATATCCATGATGGCACCTCAGACTGCCCCTGCTGCCATGCTCTGGTGGCTGGAACCA GCTATCCACACGAAGTTACAACTGCTA CCAAGAAGAAAATTGCCAAGAAGTCAAAGATCAACTATTATATGAAAGTTTATAACTATAATTACCTCGTGCCCATAAGGTACTCTGTGGATATCCCCTTGGCCAACACTGTCGTCAACAAAGATGTCTTCAGAGATCCTGCTCTTAAATGCAAGGCCCGGCAGGAGGCCAAGGTCATATTTGATGAGAGGTACCCGACACACAAGAACAAATGGTTCTTCCAGCAGttatggttttag